The following coding sequences lie in one Methylotenera versatilis 301 genomic window:
- a CDS encoding family 2A encapsulin nanocompartment cargo protein cysteine desulfurase: MSINNTNFAGLGDLSSFEPEALLGQLPGEHPRMAAALALGRQASETGHFDVAELSRIVNELYSEGFPAGSPASSPWSKQSDFASNDSLSHIASDAVLPNATSPKGVTEAPTPSIWSAAPSFASTKPDFASAEALQLQYGSSGANPFSSNDLALDQLIVGLNNPYENELKQILSGASGKTSGVTSAGSGVGNPSNTSNSAYYFLQDSPLHESQLNQTGKLPAASHPPFDANLVRKDFPILSELVNGRPLIWFDNAATTQKPQAVIDRISYFYQHENSNIHRAAHELAARATDAYEEARETVRRFINAPSIDNVIFVRGTTEAINLVAKTWGKKHLSEGDEIVISHLEHHANIVPWQQLCQETGAKLKVVPVDDSGQILLAEYQKLLTSRVKLVSFTQVSNALGTVTPAAEMIQMAHRAGAKVLLDGAQSVSHMRTDVQALDADFFVFSGHKVFGPTGIGALYGKPELLADMPAWQGGGNMIQDVTFDKTVYHDAPSKFEAGTGNIADAVGLGAALEYVERIGIDNIARYEHELLVYATAALCKVPGLCLVGTAKEKASVLSFTLEGYKSEEVGAALNQEGIAVRSGHHCAQPILRRFGLETTVRPSLAFYNTYAEVDVLVNALLRLSSTKAPTNFS; encoded by the coding sequence ATGAGTATAAATAACACTAATTTTGCTGGCTTAGGTGACTTATCGTCATTTGAGCCGGAGGCGTTATTGGGTCAGTTGCCTGGAGAGCATCCGCGCATGGCGGCGGCATTAGCGCTAGGCAGACAAGCCAGTGAAACAGGTCATTTTGACGTTGCGGAGCTTAGCCGCATTGTCAATGAGCTTTATTCTGAAGGATTTCCTGCGGGGTCTCCTGCCAGTTCACCTTGGTCGAAGCAGTCAGATTTTGCTTCGAACGATTCGTTATCACATATCGCTTCAGATGCCGTTTTACCAAACGCGACATCACCCAAAGGCGTGACGGAGGCCCCTACGCCGTCCATATGGTCAGCAGCGCCAAGTTTCGCTTCGACTAAACCCGATTTTGCCAGTGCTGAAGCACTGCAACTGCAATATGGGTCAAGTGGTGCTAACCCGTTTTCAAGTAATGATCTTGCGCTTGATCAATTAATCGTTGGCTTGAATAATCCCTACGAAAATGAATTGAAGCAGATATTGAGCGGCGCCAGCGGCAAGACATCTGGTGTTACTAGCGCGGGCTCTGGTGTGGGTAATCCAAGTAATACTAGCAACAGCGCTTATTATTTTTTACAAGACTCACCATTGCATGAGTCTCAACTCAATCAAACTGGTAAGTTGCCAGCCGCATCGCATCCGCCATTTGATGCCAATTTGGTGCGTAAGGATTTTCCAATTTTAAGCGAGCTTGTGAATGGCAGACCACTGATTTGGTTTGATAATGCGGCTACTACTCAAAAGCCTCAGGCAGTCATTGATAGAATTTCATATTTTTACCAGCATGAAAACTCTAACATTCATCGAGCAGCACATGAGCTAGCTGCGCGTGCGACTGATGCTTATGAAGAAGCACGTGAAACTGTTAGGCGGTTCATTAATGCACCGTCAATAGATAACGTCATCTTTGTTCGTGGGACTACGGAGGCGATTAATTTAGTCGCTAAAACTTGGGGCAAAAAGCACTTGAGTGAGGGTGATGAAATCGTGATTTCTCATCTTGAACATCACGCCAATATTGTGCCTTGGCAGCAATTATGCCAAGAAACAGGCGCTAAACTCAAAGTGGTGCCAGTGGATGATAGTGGCCAGATATTATTGGCTGAATATCAAAAGTTACTCACTTCACGTGTGAAATTGGTTTCTTTTACACAGGTGTCTAACGCGCTAGGAACCGTCACACCAGCGGCTGAAATGATACAAATGGCGCATCGTGCAGGTGCAAAAGTACTATTGGATGGCGCGCAGTCCGTATCGCACATGCGTACCGATGTACAAGCTTTAGATGCTGACTTTTTTGTATTCTCAGGTCATAAAGTGTTTGGGCCAACAGGTATTGGTGCGCTTTACGGCAAGCCAGAGTTGCTCGCTGATATGCCAGCGTGGCAAGGTGGCGGCAATATGATTCAAGATGTGACATTTGATAAAACTGTCTATCACGATGCACCTTCTAAATTTGAGGCGGGTACTGGCAATATTGCTGATGCGGTAGGGCTAGGCGCGGCGCTTGAGTATGTGGAGCGCATTGGTATTGATAACATTGCACGCTATGAGCATGAACTTTTAGTCTATGCAACAGCCGCACTGTGCAAAGTGCCTGGCTTGTGCCTAGTTGGCACGGCAAAAGAAAAAGCTAGTGTCCTATCTTTCACACTTGAAGGTTATAAGAGTGAAGAGGTTGGTGCGGCGCTTAATCAAGAAGGTATAGCGGTGCGTTCAGGGCATCATTGCGCGCAACCTATATTGCGTCGCTTTGGGCTGGAAACAACGGTAAGACCATCGCTGGCCTTCTACAATACTTATGCAGAAGTAGATGTATTAGTGAATGCCTTGCTACGCTTAAGCTCAACTAAAGCGCCTACTAACTTTAGCTAA
- a CDS encoding sulfate ABC transporter substrate-binding protein, with protein MKKTLLAVALLSIAFGAAAPTLASAKDYTLLNVSYDPTRELYQDFNAAFSKYWLAKTGDKVTVKASHGGSGKQARSIIDGLDADVATLGLGYDVDQLYEKGKLIPKDWQKRLSLNSSPYTSTIVLLVRKGNPKKIKDWDDLTKSGVSVITPNPKTSGGARWNYLAAWAYAQKQDGGDEVKTKEFISKLFKNVPVLDTGARGSTTTFAERGIGDVLIAWENEAFLAQKEFPGKYEIVIPSLSILAEPPVTVVDKYAKKHGTEAIAKAYLDYLYTEEGQEIAARNFYRPTLASVAKKYEAQFPKVNLVKIDDDFGGWQVAQKKHFSDGGTFDQIYQK; from the coding sequence ATGAAAAAAACACTACTAGCCGTTGCCTTGCTTTCAATAGCATTTGGCGCTGCGGCACCAACTCTGGCATCAGCCAAAGACTATACTTTACTCAACGTTTCTTATGACCCAACGCGTGAACTTTACCAAGATTTCAATGCTGCATTTAGCAAATATTGGCTAGCAAAAACTGGCGACAAGGTCACTGTTAAAGCTTCGCATGGTGGCTCAGGTAAGCAAGCGCGCTCTATTATTGATGGCTTAGATGCTGACGTTGCAACGCTTGGCTTAGGTTACGATGTAGATCAGCTGTATGAAAAAGGTAAGTTGATTCCTAAAGACTGGCAAAAACGCCTTTCACTGAATAGCTCACCTTACACATCAACCATTGTGTTGTTAGTTAGAAAGGGCAATCCTAAAAAAATCAAAGATTGGGATGACTTAACCAAATCAGGTGTTTCTGTGATCACGCCTAATCCTAAAACATCAGGTGGTGCACGCTGGAACTATTTAGCGGCTTGGGCATACGCTCAGAAGCAAGATGGTGGTGATGAAGTTAAAACGAAAGAATTTATCAGCAAGTTATTCAAGAACGTTCCTGTGCTAGATACTGGTGCTCGTGGATCTACAACAACCTTTGCTGAGCGTGGCATTGGTGATGTACTGATTGCTTGGGAAAACGAAGCCTTTTTAGCTCAAAAAGAATTCCCTGGTAAATATGAAATCGTGATCCCTTCACTTTCTATTTTGGCTGAACCGCCAGTCACTGTAGTTGATAAGTACGCTAAGAAACACGGCACTGAGGCTATTGCTAAGGCATACCTGGATTATCTATATACTGAAGAGGGTCAAGAAATCGCAGCAAGGAACTTCTACCGTCCAACACTGGCTTCTGTGGCGAAAAAATATGAAGCACAGTTTCCAAAAGTTAATTTAGTGAAAATTGACGATGATTTTGGTGGTTGGCAAGTGGCCCAGAAAAAACACTTCTCTGACGGCGGTACGTTCGATCAGATTTATCAAAAATAA
- the nusA gene encoding transcription termination factor NusA produces MSREILLLVDALAHEKNVSKEVIFTALELALASATKKKHHDDADVRVSIDRESGEYETFRRWQYVEYDLLENSAYQIDEESEHAKGLNVGDYYEEPLESIEFGRIGAQAAKQVILQKVREAEREQILEDFLARDEKLVTGVIKRMEKGNAIIEVGRIESLLPREQMIPKENLRVGDRVRAFLSRIERGGRGPQLILSRITPDFLVRLFELEVPEIEEGLLEIRAAARDPGLRSKIAVKSNDQRIDPVGTCVGMRGSRVQAVTGELAGERVDIVLWSMEPAQFVINAMSPAEVSSIVVDEDAHSMDVVVDEEQLALAIGRNGQNVRLASELTGWTLNILTVDQAAQKNQDEFAGVSQLFMDKLDVDAEVAEILVQEGFSTLEEIAYVPLAEMNEIEAFDEDTIEELRKRARAALLTEAIAKEEKVEEASEDLLAMEGMDAETAHLLASKGVATMDDLAELAVDELEELTGMDAERAKTLIMTARAPWFK; encoded by the coding sequence ATGAGTCGTGAAATTTTATTATTGGTAGATGCACTAGCACACGAAAAAAATGTGAGTAAAGAAGTCATTTTTACTGCGCTTGAGCTTGCCTTGGCTTCAGCCACCAAGAAAAAACATCATGATGATGCCGATGTGCGCGTGTCTATCGACCGTGAAAGTGGCGAGTATGAAACATTCAGACGCTGGCAATATGTTGAGTATGACTTGTTAGAAAACTCAGCTTATCAAATTGATGAAGAAAGCGAACACGCTAAAGGTTTGAATGTTGGCGATTATTACGAAGAGCCATTAGAAAGCATTGAGTTCGGCCGTATCGGCGCGCAAGCAGCGAAACAAGTGATTTTGCAAAAAGTGCGTGAAGCTGAGCGTGAGCAAATTCTAGAAGACTTTTTAGCGCGTGATGAAAAATTAGTCACAGGCGTGATTAAGCGTATGGAAAAAGGTAATGCGATTATTGAAGTGGGCCGTATTGAATCATTATTACCGCGCGAACAAATGATTCCTAAAGAGAATCTACGTGTAGGTGACCGTGTACGCGCATTCCTTTCACGCATCGAACGTGGTGGCCGTGGTCCTCAGTTAATTCTTTCAAGAATTACGCCTGATTTCCTAGTGCGTCTATTTGAATTAGAAGTGCCGGAAATTGAAGAGGGTTTGCTTGAGATTCGTGCCGCAGCGCGTGATCCTGGTTTGCGTTCAAAAATTGCGGTTAAATCAAACGATCAGCGTATTGACCCAGTCGGTACTTGCGTAGGTATGCGTGGTTCACGCGTGCAAGCAGTGACTGGTGAGTTGGCTGGTGAGCGCGTGGATATTGTGTTGTGGTCTATGGAGCCAGCCCAGTTCGTGATTAATGCAATGTCACCTGCTGAAGTTTCTAGCATCGTTGTAGATGAAGATGCACACAGTATGGATGTTGTGGTGGATGAAGAGCAATTAGCCCTGGCGATTGGTCGTAACGGTCAAAACGTACGTTTGGCTTCTGAGTTAACTGGTTGGACATTGAACATTCTGACCGTTGATCAAGCTGCACAGAAAAACCAAGATGAATTTGCTGGTGTCAGCCAGTTGTTCATGGATAAGTTGGATGTGGATGCTGAAGTGGCGGAAATTTTAGTGCAAGAAGGCTTTAGTACGTTAGAAGAAATTGCTTATGTGCCATTGGCTGAAATGAACGAAATCGAAGCGTTTGATGAAGACACGATTGAAGAGCTACGTAAACGCGCTCGTGCAGCTTTGTTAACAGAAGCGATTGCTAAAGAAGAGAAAGTTGAAGAAGCTTCTGAAGATTTGTTGGCGATGGAAGGCATGGATGCCGAAACAGCACATCTATTGGCCTCTAAAGGTGTGGCAACAATGGATGATTTGGCTGAGTTAGCGGTAGATGAGCTGGAAGAGCTCACTGGGATGGATGCAGAACGTGCAAAAACATTAATCATGACAGCGCGCGCGCCTTGGTTTAAGTAA
- the rimP gene encoding ribosome maturation factor RimP: MQDLHTLIEKSVSQLGYELVDLEISNRGKLLRVFIDKLNPADIKDSVNIDDCSLVSNQLGNLLAVENDIDYDRLEVSSPGMDRVLKKEADFVRFIGERAQIKLRVGIKDESVTATETTLPRKTFLGFIKGVQDGLVLIEFDGVVYKMALSNIDKARLNPVF, encoded by the coding sequence ATGCAAGATCTGCATACGTTGATAGAGAAATCGGTAAGCCAATTAGGCTACGAACTTGTTGATTTAGAGATTTCTAATCGCGGTAAATTGTTGCGTGTTTTTATTGATAAATTAAACCCTGCAGATATTAAAGATAGCGTCAATATTGATGATTGCAGCTTGGTGAGTAATCAGCTGGGTAACTTATTGGCGGTAGAGAATGACATTGATTACGATCGCTTGGAAGTTTCATCGCCAGGAATGGATCGCGTACTGAAAAAAGAAGCCGATTTCGTGAGGTTTATCGGCGAGCGAGCGCAGATTAAGTTGCGTGTTGGCATTAAAGATGAAAGCGTAACCGCGACAGAAACAACCTTACCGCGTAAAACTTTTTTAGGTTTTATTAAAGGTGTGCAAGATGGCCTGGTGTTAATTGAGTTTGATGGTGTTGTATACAAGATGGCGCTGAGTAATATTGATAAAGCACGTTTGAACCCAGTGTTTTAG
- the cysK gene encoding cysteine synthase A, producing MSSWFEDNAQSIGNTPLVKLNRITDGASATILAKIEGRNPAYSVKCRIGAAMIWDAEQRGLLGAGKEIVEPTSGNTGIALAFVAAARGIPLTLTMPETMSIERRKLLVAYGAKLVLTEGAKGMSGAIAKAEEIAASDPSRYVLLQQFKNPANPAIHEKTTGPEIWNATDGNIDIFVAGVGTGGTITGVSRFIKNTQNKNILTVAVEPASSPVLSQHRAGEAIKPAPHKIQGIGAGFVPANLDLSVVDDIAQVTNEEAILYAQRLAREEGILSGISCGAAVAVAVRYAKQPENAGKTIVVILPDSGERYLSSILFDGLFDAQGLAV from the coding sequence ATGTCTAGTTGGTTTGAGGATAATGCGCAATCTATCGGCAATACGCCTTTAGTTAAGCTGAATCGTATTACCGATGGCGCAAGCGCTACTATATTAGCAAAAATTGAAGGTCGTAACCCAGCTTATTCGGTTAAATGCCGTATCGGTGCCGCCATGATTTGGGATGCTGAGCAACGCGGTTTATTAGGTGCTGGTAAAGAGATTGTAGAGCCTACTAGCGGCAATACTGGCATTGCTTTAGCCTTTGTTGCAGCCGCTCGAGGCATTCCACTCACGCTTACCATGCCAGAAACAATGAGCATAGAGCGCCGTAAACTATTGGTCGCTTATGGGGCAAAATTGGTACTCACGGAAGGTGCAAAAGGCATGAGTGGCGCGATTGCAAAAGCGGAGGAAATTGCCGCATCAGATCCTAGCCGCTATGTATTGCTTCAGCAATTTAAAAACCCAGCTAACCCAGCGATTCATGAAAAAACGACTGGGCCAGAAATTTGGAACGCAACTGATGGCAATATTGATATATTCGTTGCAGGTGTAGGCACAGGTGGCACGATCACAGGCGTTTCGCGTTTCATCAAAAATACCCAAAACAAGAACATTCTGACGGTTGCAGTTGAGCCTGCATCAAGCCCAGTACTCAGCCAGCATCGTGCTGGCGAGGCAATCAAGCCAGCGCCGCATAAAATTCAAGGCATAGGCGCAGGCTTTGTACCTGCGAACCTTGATTTATCTGTTGTGGATGACATCGCACAAGTGACTAATGAAGAGGCTATTCTCTATGCACAGCGTTTAGCGCGTGAAGAAGGTATATTGTCGGGTATTTCCTGTGGTGCAGCAGTTGCAGTTGCAGTCCGCTATGCAAAACAACCAGAAAATGCGGGTAAAACGATTGTGGTGATATTGCCAGATTCTGGCGAGCGTTATCTAAGCTCGATTTTGTTTGATGGACTATTTGATGCACAGGGTTTAGCCGTTTAA
- a CDS encoding OprO/OprP family phosphate-selective porin — MQFKYTKFASALIASGIISLPITAHANDSSELEELRSLVQDLSQKVKVLERKGEISGEEATAAKATTPIVSAGPGGFSLKSADGSSELRLRGQIQVDGRYFVNGDGSASGSTNATAAQAADTVLLKQFRPIFQGKLWDKYEFLLTPDFGGGKTIVQDAYIDAKFNPWFQVKAGKQKSPFGLERLQGDADGKFIERSLVNNLVPNRDIGVQLHGAFADNKVEYALGYFNGVIDGNSSDNYTNADTDNNRDKDYVARIFATPFKNDTGFLQGLGFGLAATYSNLAGSGTGVNTTTAQSATESNLPSFRSGLGQLSNFKYTTASAGATNGTYADGQRLRWSPQFYYYNGPFGLFGEYVQVEQDVSRVGNTGKRHDKLKNDAWQIAASWIITGEDAGYVNPTVLHPFNVDTGDLGAWELVARYSELNIDDKTFAGTTATSYADPKSSISKASAWATGVNWYLNRNLKLALDYEQTSFNDGWTTGAVKSDRPTERVLSTRLQLGF; from the coding sequence ATGCAATTCAAATATACTAAATTCGCCTCTGCGCTCATAGCTAGCGGCATTATTTCACTGCCTATAACAGCTCATGCTAATGACAGTTCTGAGCTTGAAGAGTTACGTAGTTTAGTGCAAGACCTTAGTCAAAAAGTCAAAGTGCTTGAGCGCAAAGGTGAAATTTCAGGCGAAGAAGCAACAGCAGCTAAGGCCACAACACCAATTGTTAGCGCAGGGCCTGGTGGCTTTTCTTTAAAATCTGCAGATGGCAGCTCAGAACTTCGTTTACGTGGTCAAATTCAAGTGGATGGCCGTTATTTTGTCAATGGTGATGGCAGCGCAAGTGGCAGCACTAACGCGACGGCAGCGCAAGCTGCTGATACCGTATTATTGAAGCAGTTCCGTCCTATTTTCCAAGGAAAATTGTGGGATAAATATGAGTTTTTACTTACACCTGATTTTGGTGGCGGTAAAACCATCGTACAAGATGCTTATATCGATGCTAAATTCAACCCATGGTTTCAAGTTAAAGCAGGTAAACAAAAATCCCCATTTGGTTTAGAGCGCCTACAAGGTGATGCTGATGGTAAGTTTATTGAACGTTCTTTAGTTAACAATCTGGTTCCTAATCGAGATATCGGTGTGCAACTGCATGGCGCATTTGCTGATAACAAAGTGGAATATGCGCTTGGTTACTTTAATGGGGTAATTGATGGCAATAGCAGCGATAACTACACTAATGCAGACACTGACAATAATCGTGATAAAGATTATGTCGCACGTATATTTGCAACGCCTTTCAAAAATGACACCGGATTCTTGCAAGGGTTAGGCTTTGGTTTAGCTGCCACATACTCTAATTTGGCAGGCTCTGGAACTGGAGTAAATACTACAACAGCTCAAAGTGCCACAGAAAGTAATTTACCAAGTTTTAGAAGTGGATTAGGTCAATTATCAAACTTTAAATATACGACCGCATCAGCAGGTGCAACAAATGGTACTTACGCTGATGGGCAACGTCTACGCTGGTCTCCTCAGTTTTACTACTACAACGGTCCTTTTGGTTTATTTGGTGAATATGTTCAAGTTGAACAGGATGTGAGCAGAGTTGGTAATACTGGGAAACGCCATGACAAACTTAAAAATGATGCATGGCAAATTGCTGCCTCTTGGATTATTACCGGTGAAGATGCCGGCTATGTGAACCCTACCGTTTTACATCCATTTAACGTAGACACTGGTGATTTAGGGGCTTGGGAATTAGTTGCACGCTATTCTGAATTAAATATTGATGACAAGACCTTCGCCGGAACTACTGCAACTTCTTATGCTGATCCCAAAAGCTCTATCAGCAAAGCCAGTGCTTGGGCTACCGGTGTTAATTGGTACCTGAATCGCAACCTAAAACTTGCTTTAGATTATGAGCAAACCAGCTTTAATGATGGCTGGACAACTGGTGCTGTTAAGTCAGACCGCCCAACTGAGCGCGTTCTTTCTACTCGATTACAACTTGGTTTCTAG
- a CDS encoding family 2A encapsulin nanocompartment shell protein, whose product MTDNTQQTALGDVAARTLSNATKTVPMLSTITPRWLVHLMQWVPVEAGIYRVNKAKDPNAIEVDCSAKDERDLPNTFVDYEEWGREYVLNAVNTVVDVHTRVSDLYSSPHNQIKEQLRLSIETVKERQESELINNKEYGLLNNIAATQKVKSRTGAPTPDDFDELLTKVWKEPAFFLAHPQAIAAFGRECTRRGVPPPTVALFGSQFITWRGVPIIPCDKLKVTKGKTNILLLRTGESRQGVVGLYQPNLPGQQSMGLSVRFMGINHKAIASYLVSLYCSLAVLTDDAIAVLENVDVGNYYEYK is encoded by the coding sequence ATGACAGACAATACCCAACAAACCGCTTTAGGTGACGTCGCCGCACGGACGCTTTCCAATGCCACCAAAACGGTGCCGATGCTTAGCACCATTACACCACGTTGGTTGGTGCATTTAATGCAATGGGTACCCGTTGAAGCTGGTATTTATCGCGTAAATAAAGCAAAAGATCCAAACGCGATTGAAGTGGATTGCTCGGCAAAAGATGAACGTGATTTACCAAATACCTTTGTTGATTACGAAGAGTGGGGTCGTGAGTATGTGTTGAACGCGGTGAATACCGTGGTTGATGTACATACACGCGTATCAGATTTATACAGCAGCCCACATAACCAAATTAAAGAGCAATTACGTCTGTCGATTGAAACAGTGAAAGAGCGCCAAGAAAGCGAACTCATTAACAATAAAGAATACGGCTTACTCAACAACATTGCAGCTACACAAAAAGTAAAATCTCGCACTGGCGCGCCAACACCAGATGATTTTGATGAATTATTAACTAAAGTTTGGAAAGAGCCAGCATTCTTCTTAGCGCATCCACAAGCCATTGCAGCGTTTGGTCGTGAATGCACACGTCGCGGCGTACCTCCACCAACAGTAGCTTTATTCGGTTCACAATTCATCACATGGCGCGGCGTGCCGATTATCCCTTGCGATAAATTAAAAGTGACAAAAGGTAAAACCAATATCTTGTTGTTACGTACAGGAGAAAGCCGTCAAGGTGTGGTTGGTTTGTATCAACCGAACCTGCCAGGTCAACAAAGCATGGGCTTGTCTGTGCGCTTCATGGGCATTAACCATAAAGCCATTGCCTCATATTTAGTATCGCTATATTGCTCATTAGCAGTATTGACTGATGATGCGATTGCCGTGCTGGAAAATGTTGATGTAGGCAACTATTATGAGTATAAATAA
- the epsC gene encoding serine O-acetyltransferase EpsC, which yields MKLNQHTKAVEPLTSNDLGIAQIVTQLRDLRLTSLENRQRRDKPPKLPSRKVLQEIIEGLAAALFPNRLGLPDLKEEGIDYFVGHTLDVALRELVSQVKLELSFTADTQSQLDASKLDASQAANLTTQSPIEIVREFAKNLPKVRLLLDTDIKSAYEGDPAARSVDEVLVCYPGTQAIIHYRIAHVLHELGLPLIARMITELAHSATGIDIHPGAVIGESFFIDHGTGVVIGETAIIGKHVRIYQAVTLGAKRFPTDEHGNPLKGNARHPIVEDDVVIYAGATILGRITIGRGSAIGGNVWLTRSVPAGSNITQAQMLATPLDVSAHQANSSHTNSANSTKQLSKEVPIAH from the coding sequence ATGAAACTTAATCAGCATACAAAAGCCGTTGAGCCGCTTACATCGAATGATTTAGGCATTGCTCAAATCGTGACGCAGTTACGTGACTTGCGGCTGACGTCCTTAGAAAATAGGCAGCGGCGAGACAAACCGCCTAAGTTGCCGTCTCGCAAGGTGTTACAAGAAATTATAGAAGGTCTGGCGGCGGCATTATTTCCTAACCGCCTAGGTTTACCTGACCTTAAAGAAGAAGGTATCGACTATTTCGTAGGACACACGCTTGACGTGGCGTTGCGAGAACTCGTTTCGCAAGTGAAGCTGGAGTTAAGTTTTACGGCAGATACGCAAAGCCAACTAGATGCTAGTAAATTAGATGCCAGTCAAGCAGCAAACTTAACGACTCAATCTCCAATTGAAATTGTTAGGGAGTTTGCCAAAAACTTACCTAAAGTACGATTGCTGCTTGATACCGATATTAAATCGGCCTACGAGGGTGACCCCGCAGCAAGAAGCGTAGATGAGGTGTTGGTGTGCTATCCGGGTACGCAGGCGATTATTCATTATCGCATTGCACACGTATTACATGAGTTAGGGTTGCCGCTTATAGCCCGCATGATTACTGAGTTGGCGCATTCTGCGACTGGTATTGATATTCACCCAGGCGCTGTCATCGGCGAGAGTTTCTTTATCGATCATGGGACAGGCGTCGTGATTGGCGAGACCGCCATTATTGGTAAACATGTGCGTATTTACCAAGCAGTGACGCTTGGGGCAAAACGCTTCCCTACAGATGAGCATGGTAATCCTTTAAAAGGCAATGCGCGTCATCCAATTGTTGAAGATGATGTTGTGATCTATGCCGGTGCAACGATTTTAGGTCGCATTACTATAGGCCGTGGCTCAGCCATAGGCGGTAATGTTTGGCTTACTCGTAGCGTGCCAGCAGGCAGCAATATCACTCAGGCGCAGATGCTGGCAACGCCTTTGGATGTGTCTGCACATCAAGCAAATTCAAGCCATACAAATTCAGCAAACTCAACAAAACAATTAAGTAAAGAAGTACCAATAGCCCATTAG
- a CDS encoding YezD family protein produces the protein MSHIHNSTNISRDVVQEILQAVDSLKRGSGFGSIEIVLHEGRVTQIEKREKFRFSNNENLESKRITPSIPVAAK, from the coding sequence ATGTCACATATTCACAATTCAACCAACATTAGCAGAGATGTAGTGCAAGAAATCTTACAAGCTGTTGATTCGCTCAAGCGCGGATCTGGTTTTGGTTCTATAGAAATAGTACTGCATGAAGGACGTGTAACTCAAATTGAAAAACGCGAGAAGTTTAGATTTTCTAATAACGAGAATCTAGAGAGCAAAAGAATCACGCCTTCTATACCAGTAGCGGCAAAATAA